The proteins below are encoded in one region of Mesotoga sp. Brook.08.105.5.1:
- a CDS encoding BMP family ABC transporter substrate-binding protein: MKVILVAVLVLFASILIAEPLGIAFVYVGSVDDGGWTQKHDEGRQYIEKVFGDRIETSFIENVTEGEQDLEVLRGFAEREFKLVFSTSFGFMDDVVEVAKNFPGTVFMHCSGYKTAENLGTYFGRIYEPAYLTGLIAGEMTKSDLIGYVATFKIPEVIRGINAFAIGVSKTNPNAQIHVIWTETWFDPSLEEEAADALLDLGADVIAQSQDSPAAVQAAGQRGVYAIGYNTDMSAFSPDTFLSSPVWNWGIFYERVINELMDDKWISNQYWGGIGDGVVDIVMSDLVPEALMDLVKNERKRIIESDYHPFEGPLIDQEGNTRYSKGETPTDEELLAMDWFVNNIVGSPK, encoded by the coding sequence ATGAAAGTAATTCTTGTCGCTGTTTTGGTTCTCTTTGCTTCCATTTTGATTGCAGAACCTCTCGGCATAGCGTTTGTCTATGTAGGTTCAGTAGACGACGGAGGCTGGACACAGAAACATGATGAGGGTCGGCAGTATATTGAGAAGGTATTTGGCGATCGGATAGAGACTTCATTCATTGAGAACGTAACCGAAGGCGAACAGGATCTTGAAGTGCTAAGAGGTTTCGCAGAGAGAGAATTCAAGCTTGTTTTCAGCACTAGCTTCGGTTTCATGGACGATGTTGTAGAAGTTGCGAAGAACTTTCCCGGCACGGTTTTCATGCACTGCTCTGGTTACAAGACGGCAGAGAACCTGGGGACTTATTTCGGGAGAATATACGAACCGGCCTACCTGACAGGGTTGATCGCCGGCGAGATGACAAAGAGCGACTTGATAGGATATGTTGCCACTTTCAAGATTCCCGAAGTAATCAGGGGTATAAATGCGTTCGCAATAGGAGTTTCAAAGACTAATCCAAATGCGCAAATTCACGTTATTTGGACTGAGACCTGGTTCGATCCCTCTTTAGAAGAGGAGGCGGCCGATGCCCTCCTGGACCTTGGAGCCGATGTCATCGCCCAGAGCCAGGATTCACCGGCTGCCGTTCAGGCGGCCGGGCAGCGCGGCGTCTACGCTATTGGTTACAACACCGATATGAGCGCCTTCAGTCCAGACACTTTTCTTAGTTCCCCTGTGTGGAATTGGGGCATCTTCTATGAAAGAGTGATAAATGAGTTGATGGACGACAAATGGATCAGCAATCAGTACTGGGGTGGAATCGGTGATGGGGTTGTCGACATAGTAATGAGCGACCTCGTTCCGGAGGCTCTGATGGACCTAGTGAAAAATGAAAGAAAGAGGATAATCGAGAGTGATTACCACCCGTTTGAGGGTCCTTTGATCGATCAAGAAGGAAACACGAGATATTCAAAGGGTGAGACGCCTACAGATGAAGAACTGTTAGCAATGGATTGGTTTGTCAACAATATCGTCGGCAGCCCAAAGTGA